From a single Shewanella donghaensis genomic region:
- the fadB gene encoding fatty acid oxidation complex subunit alpha FadB gives MIYQSPTIQVELLEDNIAKLCFNAPGSVNKFDKETLSSLDAALESIKQNTNIQGLLVTSGKSTFIVGADITEFLGLFEKDDATLLSWVEEASAVFDKLEDLPFPTASAVNGFALGGGCEAILATDLRIADTNARIGLPETKLGLIPGFGGTVRLPRIIGADNALEWITTGKDQRPEAALKVGAIDAVVAPENLEAAALQMLKDAIAEKLDWQARRARKLNPLTLPKLEAMMSFATAKGMVYKVAGKHYPAPMMAVSVIEQAATLGRTEALKVENKAFIKLAKTEVATALIGIFLNDQFVKGKAKKAGKLARKVETAAVLGAGIMGGGIAYQSASKGTPIVMKDIAQPALDLGLGEAAKLLTAQVKRGRSTPAKMAAVLNNITPALDYAPIKDADVIVEAVVEHPKVKASVLAEVENYVADDAIIASNTSTISINLLAKSMKKPERFCGMHFFNPVHKMPLVEVIRGENSSEETIASVVAYASKMGKTPIVVNDCPGFFVNRVLFPYFAGFSGLLADGADFAKVDKVMEKQFGWPMGPAYLLDVVGLDTGHHAQAVMAEGFPDRMGKNGKDAIDIMFESERFGQKNTKGFYSYSVDRRGKPKKDLDPTSYELLGKEFGELKEFEADEVIARCMIPMIIETVRCLEEGIIASPAEGDMGLVYGIGFPPFRGGVFRYLDTMGVANFVALADKFAHLGGLYQVTDAMRELAANNGTYYPA, from the coding sequence ATGATCTACCAAAGTCCTACGATTCAAGTTGAGTTATTAGAGGATAATATTGCCAAGCTGTGCTTTAACGCACCAGGCTCGGTAAACAAATTCGATAAAGAAACTCTTTCTTCATTAGATGCTGCACTAGAAAGCATTAAACAAAACACCAATATCCAAGGCCTACTTGTTACCTCAGGTAAAAGTACCTTTATTGTTGGCGCTGATATTACAGAATTTTTAGGTTTGTTTGAAAAAGATGATGCCACCTTATTATCTTGGGTCGAAGAAGCCAGCGCAGTATTTGATAAACTTGAAGACCTACCATTCCCTACTGCATCAGCAGTAAACGGGTTTGCATTGGGTGGCGGTTGTGAAGCAATCCTTGCTACTGATTTACGTATAGCAGACACCAATGCACGTATCGGCTTACCAGAAACAAAGCTTGGTTTAATTCCAGGTTTTGGCGGTACTGTTCGTTTACCTCGTATTATTGGTGCAGATAACGCACTTGAGTGGATTACCACAGGTAAAGATCAACGCCCTGAAGCAGCTTTAAAAGTCGGCGCTATTGATGCGGTTGTTGCTCCAGAAAACTTAGAAGCTGCTGCACTGCAAATGCTAAAAGATGCCATTGCAGAAAAGTTAGATTGGCAAGCTCGTCGTGCACGCAAGCTTAATCCGCTTACATTGCCAAAGCTTGAAGCTATGATGTCATTCGCAACAGCGAAAGGCATGGTCTATAAAGTAGCAGGTAAACATTACCCTGCACCGATGATGGCTGTTAGCGTGATCGAACAAGCTGCGACACTTGGTCGAACTGAAGCACTTAAAGTTGAAAACAAAGCTTTCATCAAACTAGCTAAAACTGAAGTTGCCACGGCATTAATTGGCATTTTCTTAAACGACCAGTTTGTTAAAGGAAAAGCTAAGAAAGCCGGTAAATTGGCTAGGAAAGTGGAAACAGCAGCTGTACTCGGCGCTGGCATCATGGGCGGCGGTATCGCTTACCAAAGTGCAAGTAAAGGTACACCGATTGTCATGAAAGACATTGCTCAACCTGCATTAGATTTAGGTCTTGGCGAAGCCGCTAAATTATTGACCGCGCAAGTTAAGCGTGGACGCTCTACTCCAGCTAAAATGGCTGCAGTTTTAAACAACATCACTCCAGCGTTAGATTATGCACCAATTAAAGATGCTGACGTTATCGTTGAAGCTGTAGTTGAGCACCCTAAAGTTAAAGCATCAGTTTTAGCTGAAGTTGAGAATTATGTTGCAGATGATGCCATCATCGCATCAAACACATCGACAATCTCAATCAACTTATTAGCGAAGAGCATGAAGAAACCTGAACGTTTCTGTGGCATGCACTTCTTTAACCCTGTACATAAAATGCCATTAGTTGAAGTCATTCGTGGCGAAAACAGTTCAGAAGAAACCATTGCTTCTGTTGTGGCATATGCCAGCAAAATGGGCAAAACCCCAATCGTTGTTAATGATTGTCCAGGCTTCTTTGTTAACCGCGTATTGTTCCCTTACTTTGCAGGTTTCAGTGGTTTACTTGCTGACGGTGCTGATTTTGCCAAAGTCGATAAGGTAATGGAAAAACAATTCGGTTGGCCAATGGGCCCAGCATACTTACTTGACGTTGTTGGTCTAGATACAGGCCATCACGCACAAGCTGTTATGGCTGAAGGTTTCCCAGACCGCATGGGTAAGAATGGCAAAGATGCTATCGACATCATGTTTGAAAGCGAACGCTTTGGTCAAAAGAATACCAAAGGTTTCTACTCTTACTCTGTTGACCGTCGCGGTAAGCCAAAGAAAGATTTAGATCCAACAAGCTATGAATTGTTAGGTAAAGAATTTGGTGAGCTAAAAGAATTCGAAGCTGATGAAGTTATCGCTCGTTGTATGATCCCGATGATTATTGAAACGGTTCGTTGTTTAGAAGAAGGCATTATTGCTTCTCCTGCTGAAGGCGATATGGGTCTGGTTTACGGTATTGGTTTCCCACCATTTAGAGGCGGCGTATTCCGTTATCTAGATACAATGGGTGTTGCTAACTTTGTTGCACTTGCTGACAAGTTTGCTCACTTAGGTGGTTTATATCAAGTGACTGATGCAATGCGTGAGCTTGCAGCCAATAACGGTACTTACTACCCAGCCTAA